From Prionailurus bengalensis isolate Pbe53 chromosome F2, Fcat_Pben_1.1_paternal_pri, whole genome shotgun sequence, one genomic window encodes:
- the PPP1R42 gene encoding protein phosphatase 1 regulatory subunit 42 isoform X2, which produces MVRLTLDLIAKSNNLKPRKEETTSRYLKKITHLNFSDKNIDTIGDLSPCKSLSVLYLYDNRISEITNLNYATNLTHLYLQNNCISCIENLRSLKKLEKLYLGSNYIAVIEGLEGLEGLRELHVESQRLPLGEKLLFDPRTLHSLGKSLSILNISNNNIDDIRDLEILENLNQLIAVDNQLLHVKDLEFLLNKLMKLWKMDLNGNPVCLKPKYRDRLILVSKSLEFLDGKEIKNMERQFLINWKASKDAKKISKKKNSKNEDASNSYISG; this is translated from the exons ATGGTTCGACTAACCTTGGATCTAATTGCCAAAAGTAACAATCTTAAACCCCGAAAAGAAGAAACCACTTCACGATACCTGAAGAAAATAACTCATCTAAATTTTTCAGACAAAAATATAGATACAATT ggAGACCTCTCTCCTTGCAAAAGTCTTAGTGTTTTATACTTGTATGATAACCGTATTAGTGAAATCACTAACTTGAATTATGCTACAAATCTGACCCACCTGTACCTACAAAACAATTGTATTTCATGTATAGAGAACCTCAGGTCattaaagaaactggaaaaact GTATCTGGGAAGCAATTATATTGCTGTCATAGAAGGTTTAGAAGGATTAGAAGGACTAAGAGAGCTTCATGTTGAGAGTCAGAGGCTTCCCCTTGGAGAAAAGCTGCTGTTTGATCCAAGAACTCTTCATTCTCTGGGA aaatcCCTCTCTATATTGAATATCAGCAATAATAATATTGATGACATAAGAGACTTAGAAATACTGGAGAATCTTAATCAGCTCATAGCAGTTGACAACCAACTTCTGCATGTGAAG GATTTGGAATTTTTACTGAACAAGTTGATGAAGCTGTGGAAAATGGATCTAAATGGAAATCCTGTTTGTCTCAAACCCAAATACAGAGACAGACTGATACTGGTGTCCAAATCACTGg aatttcttgatggaaaagaaattaaaaatatggaaagacaATTCCTAATAAATTGGAAAGCATCCAAAGATGCcaagaaaatcagcaagaaaaagaacagtaaaaacgAGGATGCAAGTAACTCATACATAA